Genomic window (Sphingomonas sp. OV641):
GAACAAGGCGGGCTGTTCGATGCGGCGATCACGGAAGGATTGCAGCCAGGCGAAGTCGCGCTCGTGATTGCGATAGCGACTGATCGGCCCGAAGAAGCCGGAGGCTTCGAACTCCGCGACATAATAATCGAGGTCCTCGGCCGTCAGCCATGCGGGGAACGGATCGGGATCGACCATGCCCTCCAGCAGCGAGGCGCCCGCCGCCTTCGTCGGCCATGTGCCCGGCGGCGCATCGCCCGAAATGGCGTAATAGAATTTGCGCAGGAAATCGCGGACGTCGCGCTCCGCTTCCGCTTCCGCCGGCCCGACCTCCTGGAACCATTCTTGATAAAAAAAGCGTTCCTTGCTGGTGAAGGCCTGCCGGAACACCTCGGTAAATGGACGGCTCGGAACCCCGGTGTGGGGGACCGACATGGCCGCCACGGCGCGGAAGCGATCGGGGCGGGTGAGCGCCGCGTTCCAGACCTGGGGCGCGCCCCAGTCATGCCCGACGAGGATAGCCGGTGCGCCTGGTTGAAGCGCCTCGGCAACGGCGTCGATATCCGCGACGAGATGCTCCATGGCATAATCCGCAACGTCGGTCGGCTTGTCCGATCCGCCATAGCCGCGCACGTCGATCGCGGCGGCGGTGAAGCCGGCGGCCGCCACGGGCCCGAGCTGATGCCGCCAGGAATACCAGCTTTCGGGAAAGCCATGGACCATCAGCACAAGCGGCCCCGCCCCCTCCACCGCGGTGCGGATCCGCACCGGGCCGGTATCGATCATCCGGAACTCGGGCATGTCTTCCTCTCCTACATTTTGTTGCTGCCGCCGCGCGAAAGCATGACGACTCACCTCCCGCGCAGCTAGAGTTGGCGTCATGCACCGCCTGAACCCGCTCTGTCTCCTGTCCGCCCTGACCATGGCCGTTCCGGCCGCCGCCCAGACGACGCATGACGAGGCGCTGTGGGTGAACGGGACGGTGATGGGGCAGATCCAGGGACCGGTCGTCTTCTTTGCGGAAGTCCAACCACGGATCGGCGACGGCGTTTCGCGCCTTTCGCAATTGCTCCTGCGCCCGGCCGTGGGCGTGCAATTGTCGAAGCAAGTCACCGTCTACCAGGGCTACGCCCATGTGACGGATCCGGTGGAGAACGGGCCCGATCGGCAGGAAGACCGACTGTTCCAGCAAGTGACGTGGAACGTCGGCACGGTCGGCCGTCTGGAGGTGCAATCGCGCACCCGGCTGGAAGAGCGCTGGCGTTCCGACGGCGACGGCATGTCGCTGCGTGCGCGACAGATGATGCGATTCGAAT
Coding sequences:
- a CDS encoding alpha/beta fold hydrolase: MPEFRMIDTGPVRIRTAVEGAGPLVLMVHGFPESWYSWRHQLGPVAAAGFTAAAIDVRGYGGSDKPTDVADYAMEHLVADIDAVAEALQPGAPAILVGHDWGAPQVWNAALTRPDRFRAVAAMSVPHTGVPSRPFTEVFRQAFTSKERFFYQEWFQEVGPAEAEAERDVRDFLRKFYYAISGDAPPGTWPTKAAGASLLEGMVDPDPFPAWLTAEDLDYYVAEFEASGFFGPISRYRNHERDFAWLQSFRDRRIEQPALFIGGTKDPATMGFGAITDPIGIMRPHVPRVEGHLLDGCGHWTQQERPEEVNRLLVDWLGRLG
- a CDS encoding DUF2490 domain-containing protein, whose translation is MHRLNPLCLLSALTMAVPAAAQTTHDEALWVNGTVMGQIQGPVVFFAEVQPRIGDGVSRLSQLLLRPAVGVQLSKQVTVYQGYAHVTDPVENGPDRQEDRLFQQVTWNVGTVGRLEVQSRTRLEERWRSDGDGMSLRARQMMRFEYPLAPGSKRLAALGSVEGFVGLKSAEWGGVTGFDQVRTFIGVEIPLAGTSTLEAGYLNQTRDAPGRRVDMVHAAALNLFIRL